The Ensifer adhaerens genome contains a region encoding:
- the dksA gene encoding RNA polymerase-binding protein DksA, which translates to MSEKIDLSTFVLSEDDEFMNANHRAYFRAKLNAWKNDILREARETLDHLAEESANHPDLADRASSETDRAIELRARDRQRKLISKIDAALQRLDEGTYGYCEETGEPIGLKRLDARPIATLSIEAQERHERREKVYRDE; encoded by the coding sequence TTGAGTGAGAAGATCGATCTTAGTACCTTCGTCCTTTCCGAGGACGATGAATTCATGAATGCCAACCACCGGGCGTACTTCCGGGCCAAGTTGAACGCTTGGAAAAACGACATCCTTCGCGAGGCACGCGAGACACTGGATCACTTGGCAGAGGAGAGCGCCAATCATCCGGATCTCGCAGACAGGGCTTCTTCCGAAACTGATCGGGCAATCGAGCTCAGAGCCAGGGACCGCCAGCGCAAGCTGATCTCCAAGATCGATGCGGCGTTGCAGCGTCTCGACGAAGGTACCTACGGCTACTGCGAAGAAACAGGCGAGCCGATCGGCCTGAAGCGACTGGACGCCCGTCCGATCGCGACCCTCTCGATCGAGGCGCAGGAGCGCCACGAGCGGCGGGAAAAGGTCTACCGGGACGAATAA
- a CDS encoding YcjX family protein, with the protein MAPNLTSFKDDALIALDNLTDRASGLVNPSIRLGVTGLSRSGKTVFISSLVHNLLNGGRLPVFEAVRSGRVSKVRLEPQPDDAVPRFQYEDHIAALVRDRIWPDSTRAISQLRITLEYESASGWNRLFSPGRLSLDIVDYPGEWLLDLPLLAQDFREFSNNSVARARAPGRAKLSAEWLTLASSAGSTATADESSARRLAESFTGYLKACKADERSPSTLPPGRFLMPGDLEGSPALTFSPLPDLPEGRAPKGSLWAMMERRYEAYKKHVVSPFFREHFARLDRQIVLVDALQAINNGPEALLDLEQALADVLACFRPGTNSWLSSLLTRRIDKVLIAATKADHLHHESHDRLERIAARLVDRAAESIGLSGAGLEVMALASVRATREATVNHDGHALPVIVGTPIAGEKINGEIFDGERKTAIFPGDLPEDPEVLFKTMETRSGATTYLESAQPLPELSFVRFRPPHLEETGGGLKLSVPHIRLDRAMQFLFGDRLA; encoded by the coding sequence TTGGCGCCTAACCTGACCAGCTTCAAAGACGACGCGCTGATCGCGCTCGACAACCTCACCGACCGCGCCTCCGGCCTCGTCAATCCCTCGATCCGGCTCGGCGTCACCGGCCTGTCCCGTTCGGGAAAGACCGTCTTCATCTCGTCCCTGGTGCACAATCTGCTGAACGGCGGGCGCCTGCCGGTGTTCGAGGCGGTGCGTTCGGGCCGGGTCTCGAAGGTCAGGCTCGAGCCGCAGCCCGACGATGCCGTGCCGCGTTTCCAGTATGAAGATCATATCGCAGCCCTGGTGCGCGATCGCATCTGGCCAGACTCCACGCGCGCCATCTCGCAGCTGCGCATCACCCTTGAATATGAGAGCGCCAGCGGCTGGAACCGGCTGTTCTCGCCGGGCCGGCTGTCGCTCGACATCGTCGACTATCCCGGCGAATGGCTGCTCGACCTGCCCCTGCTCGCGCAGGACTTCCGCGAGTTCAGCAACAATTCGGTGGCGCGCGCCCGTGCACCTGGCCGTGCGAAGTTGTCGGCCGAATGGCTGACGCTTGCGTCGTCGGCTGGCTCGACGGCGACCGCCGACGAAAGCAGCGCCCGCCGGCTCGCCGAGAGCTTCACCGGCTATCTCAAGGCCTGCAAGGCGGACGAACGCTCGCCCTCGACCCTGCCGCCTGGACGTTTCCTGATGCCGGGCGACCTCGAAGGTTCGCCGGCGCTCACCTTTTCGCCGCTTCCGGACCTACCCGAGGGCCGCGCACCAAAGGGTTCGCTCTGGGCCATGATGGAGCGGCGCTACGAAGCCTATAAGAAACATGTCGTCAGCCCGTTCTTTCGCGAGCATTTCGCGCGCCTGGACCGGCAGATCGTGCTCGTCGATGCCCTGCAGGCGATCAACAACGGCCCGGAGGCGCTGCTCGATCTCGAGCAGGCGTTGGCCGACGTACTTGCCTGCTTCCGTCCGGGGACCAACAGCTGGCTCTCGTCCTTGCTGACGCGACGGATCGACAAGGTGCTGATCGCAGCAACCAAGGCGGATCACCTGCATCACGAAAGCCACGACCGGCTGGAGCGCATCGCCGCGCGCCTCGTCGATCGCGCCGCCGAAAGCATCGGATTGAGCGGCGCCGGCCTCGAGGTCATGGCGCTCGCATCGGTCCGGGCCACCCGCGAAGCGACCGTCAACCACGACGGCCATGCGCTGCCGGTCATCGTCGGCACCCCGATCGCCGGCGAGAAGATCAACGGCGAAATCTTCGATGGAGAAAGGAAAACAGCGATATTTCCCGGTGACTTGCCGGAAGATCCTGAAGTTCTTTTCAAGACGATGGAGACCCGGTCCGGCGCGACGACCTATCTCGAAAGCGCTCAACCGCTGCCGGAACTCAGCTTTGTTCGCTTCCGCCCGCCACATCTTGAGGAAACCGGCGGCGGCTTGAAACTGTCGGTGCCGCATATCCGCCTCGACCGGGCCATGCAATTCCTGTTCGGAGACCGGCTCGCATGA
- a CDS encoding SixA phosphatase family protein yields the protein MQDSAPKALRLYLLRHARSGWALPGQRDFDRSLDEVGYIDAERLAQTAADQGIRPDRILCSTAVRCRETAEPFFRTVSEELDIRYIDALYSGPTSIYLDLIDAHRHVNALMLVGHNPMIEQLLCNLVGDEAAREALPDGYPPAGLAILDLPSDATSARLVSLLLPTP from the coding sequence ATGCAAGACAGCGCCCCCAAGGCTCTCCGCCTCTACCTCCTGCGGCACGCCCGTTCCGGCTGGGCCCTGCCGGGCCAACGCGATTTCGATCGGTCGCTGGACGAGGTCGGCTACATCGATGCGGAGCGGCTTGCCCAGACGGCCGCAGACCAGGGCATCCGCCCCGACCGCATCCTCTGTTCGACGGCGGTGCGCTGCCGCGAAACGGCCGAGCCGTTCTTCCGCACGGTCAGCGAAGAGCTGGATATCCGCTACATCGATGCGCTCTACTCCGGTCCGACGAGCATCTATCTCGACCTCATCGATGCGCACCGGCATGTAAACGCGCTGATGCTCGTCGGCCACAATCCGATGATCGAACAATTGCTCTGCAACCTGGTGGGCGACGAGGCCGCCCGCGAGGCGCTTCCCGATGGATATCCGCCGGCTGGCCTGGCCATTCTGGATCTGCCGTCTGACGCCACCTCCGCCCGCCTGGTATCGCTGCTGTTGCCGACGCCATGA
- a CDS encoding pseudouridine-5'-phosphate glycosidase has product MTKPASPFLPMEYSDEVAAAKARGAPIVALESTIITHGMPYPGNLNMARSVEAIIREQGAVPATIAVIHGVLHIGLDDAKLEELAKTQGAMKVSRADLAFAIAERRTGATTVAATMIAAARAGIRVFATGGIGGVHRGAELSFDISADLDELARTGVIVVCAGAKAILDIPKTLEVLETRGVPVVTYDSEIFPAFWSRDSGLKSPLMLNSPAAIANFQTMRELLGVEGGMLVANPVPEAAEIPREEMEIYIARALDNAENDEITGKAVTPYLLSNLFEMTEGRSLETNIALVENNARLAGEIAVALNVK; this is encoded by the coding sequence ATCGTGGCGCTGGAATCGACCATCATCACCCATGGCATGCCCTACCCGGGCAACCTGAACATGGCCCGCAGCGTTGAAGCGATCATCCGCGAACAGGGTGCCGTGCCGGCGACCATCGCCGTCATTCATGGCGTACTGCATATCGGCCTTGACGATGCCAAGCTCGAAGAACTGGCCAAGACCCAGGGCGCGATGAAGGTCTCGCGCGCCGATCTCGCCTTCGCGATCGCCGAGCGCCGCACCGGCGCGACCACCGTCGCCGCGACGATGATCGCTGCTGCCCGCGCCGGCATCCGCGTCTTTGCGACCGGCGGCATCGGCGGCGTGCACCGTGGCGCGGAGCTCTCCTTTGACATCTCCGCCGACCTCGATGAACTCGCCCGCACCGGTGTCATCGTCGTCTGCGCCGGCGCGAAGGCGATCCTCGACATTCCGAAGACGCTCGAAGTGCTCGAGACCCGCGGCGTTCCGGTCGTCACCTATGACAGCGAAATCTTCCCGGCCTTCTGGTCACGCGACAGCGGCCTCAAGAGCCCGCTGATGCTGAACAGCCCGGCCGCGATCGCCAACTTCCAGACCATGCGCGAGCTGCTCGGCGTCGAAGGCGGCATGCTGGTCGCCAATCCGGTTCCGGAAGCTGCCGAGATCCCGCGCGAAGAGATGGAAATCTATATCGCCCGCGCGCTCGACAATGCCGAGAACGACGAGATCACCGGCAAGGCGGTCACGCCCTATCTGCTCAGCAACCTCTTCGAAATGACCGAGGGCCGCAGCCTCGAGACCAACATCGCGCTGGTCGAGAACAATGCCCGGCTTGCCGGCGAGATCGCCGTCGCGTTGAACGTGAAGTAA
- a CDS encoding cytochrome b/b6 domain-containing protein, which produces MVIAGHDSESTASNAQQSLAISRHRLTTRLTHWGWAGALFFLFLSGLQIFNAHPALYVGQQSGFAFDNSILSIGPVRERSGEVRGLTTVLGLSVDTTGVLGVSGPEQERAYRAFPAWLTLPSYQDLATGRVVHFFFAWMFAVVYSIWLVASTINGHLRRDILPALADIRALPATFIAHLRLRFEHDGRYNSLQKLSYGIVLLVFFPLMIATGLTMSPGMDAGWPWLVQLFGGRQTARTIHFVVMLLLVGFFTVHIAMVFAAGPINEMRSMITGRYRIRRSVDRGGRT; this is translated from the coding sequence ATGGTTATAGCAGGACATGATTCCGAATCGACCGCGTCAAACGCACAGCAGAGCCTGGCGATATCGCGGCACCGGCTGACAACCCGGCTTACCCATTGGGGATGGGCCGGCGCGCTGTTCTTTCTGTTTCTCAGCGGCCTGCAGATCTTCAACGCGCACCCGGCACTCTATGTCGGGCAGCAGTCGGGTTTTGCCTTCGACAACAGCATCCTGTCGATTGGACCTGTTCGCGAGCGAAGCGGCGAGGTTCGCGGCCTGACGACAGTCTTGGGGCTGAGCGTTGACACCACCGGTGTCCTGGGCGTCAGCGGGCCGGAACAGGAGCGGGCCTATCGGGCTTTTCCGGCCTGGTTGACCTTGCCGTCCTACCAGGACCTCGCCACCGGCCGCGTCGTGCACTTCTTCTTCGCCTGGATGTTTGCCGTCGTCTATTCCATCTGGCTGGTCGCAAGCACGATCAACGGTCACCTGCGGCGGGACATTCTTCCCGCTTTGGCCGACATCCGCGCCTTGCCCGCGACCTTCATCGCGCATCTGCGGTTGCGCTTCGAACATGACGGGCGTTACAACAGCTTGCAGAAACTCTCCTACGGCATTGTTCTCCTGGTCTTTTTTCCTCTCATGATCGCGACAGGGCTGACGATGTCGCCGGGCATGGACGCCGGCTGGCCCTGGCTGGTTCAACTCTTTGGCGGCAGGCAGACGGCCCGCACGATCCATTTCGTCGTGATGCTGCTGCTCGTCGGCTTCTTCACTGTGCACATCGCCATGGTTTTTGCCGCTGGTCCAATCAACGAGATGCGGTCGATGATTACTGGGCGTTATCGCATCAGGCGTTCGGTGGACCGGGGAGGAAGGACATGA
- the folB gene encoding dihydroneopterin aldolase: MSATYIITLKNCAFFARHGVFDEEELLGQRFFVDAELEVEQGTALVDDSIEDTVHYGIAFQEIERIVTGRRRYLIEALALEVAKTLCVRFPQIKRAKVSIRKPNAPVPGVLDYVEVTVEHVV, from the coding sequence ATGAGCGCGACCTATATCATCACCCTCAAGAACTGCGCCTTCTTCGCGCGCCACGGCGTCTTCGACGAGGAGGAGCTTCTTGGTCAGCGCTTCTTCGTCGATGCCGAGCTCGAAGTCGAACAGGGAACGGCGCTGGTCGACGACTCGATCGAAGACACCGTGCATTACGGCATCGCCTTCCAGGAGATCGAGCGCATCGTCACCGGCCGCCGCCGCTATCTGATCGAGGCGCTGGCGCTGGAAGTGGCCAAGACGCTCTGCGTGCGCTTCCCGCAGATCAAGCGCGCCAAGGTGTCGATCCGTAAGCCGAATGCGCCGGTTCCGGGTGTGCTCGATTATGTCGAAGTGACGGTCGAGCATGTCGTCTGA
- the folK gene encoding 2-amino-4-hydroxy-6-hydroxymethyldihydropteridine diphosphokinase gives MSSEVSWRAATLGLGGNLGDPRKAMAEALRLLDARDDCVIKAVSRLYRTPPWGKTDQAWFYNACAKVDTTLEPEALLDACLDIERSMKRVRDERWGPRTLDIDVLTFEGVAQAGGRLELPHPRMTERGFVLMPLADFAADMAVGGRPVGDWLQQADVAGIEVADGDVSWWRAGA, from the coding sequence ATGTCGTCTGAGGTGAGCTGGCGGGCAGCGACACTCGGGCTTGGCGGCAATCTCGGCGATCCCCGCAAGGCGATGGCCGAAGCGCTTCGCCTGCTCGATGCCCGCGACGACTGCGTGATCAAGGCCGTCTCGCGCCTTTATCGCACGCCGCCCTGGGGCAAGACGGACCAGGCCTGGTTCTACAATGCCTGCGCCAAGGTCGACACGACGCTCGAGCCCGAAGCCCTGCTCGACGCCTGCCTTGATATCGAACGGTCGATGAAGAGGGTTCGCGACGAGCGCTGGGGGCCGCGCACGCTCGACATCGATGTGCTGACCTTCGAGGGCGTGGCGCAAGCGGGCGGGCGGCTGGAGTTGCCGCATCCGAGGATGACCGAGCGCGGTTTCGTACTGATGCCGCTTGCCGATTTCGCCGCCGACATGGCTGTTGGCGGCCGTCCGGTCGGCGACTGGCTGCAGCAGGCTGACGTCGCAGGCATCGAGGTTGCGGATGGTGACGTGAGCTGGTGGCGCGCAGGCGCCTGA
- a CDS encoding molybdopterin-binding protein has protein sequence MSAFVLSRRRFLAAAGATASSLPLAGCDALDGLVGNGSRVRDFLASANSITYRAQRLLVPADRLAPEFAESEIRQGQRPNGSTDPGDATYLALKQDAFAGYRLRVSGLVERPLHLTLAELRNMPSRTQITRHDCVEGWSCIAKWSGVALTRVLDEARVKPEARYVVFHCFDSMPLGLGGSVAYYESIDMLDAHHPQTILAYGLNGAALPVANGAPLRVRVERQLGYKMAKYIKAIEVVADLAPFGRGRGGYWEDLGYDWYAGI, from the coding sequence ATGAGCGCGTTCGTCCTCAGTCGCCGGCGCTTCCTGGCGGCGGCGGGGGCGACGGCCTCGTCGTTGCCGCTTGCCGGGTGCGACGCGCTCGATGGCCTCGTTGGCAACGGCAGTCGCGTGCGCGACTTTCTCGCATCCGCCAACAGCATTACTTACCGAGCACAGCGGCTGCTGGTGCCGGCTGATCGGCTGGCGCCGGAATTTGCCGAGAGCGAGATCCGGCAGGGGCAACGACCGAACGGCTCCACCGACCCGGGTGATGCGACCTATCTCGCGCTGAAGCAGGACGCCTTTGCCGGATACCGGCTTCGTGTTTCCGGCCTGGTCGAGCGACCGCTTCACCTGACGCTTGCAGAACTGCGAAACATGCCGTCGCGCACCCAGATCACTCGACACGACTGTGTCGAGGGCTGGAGCTGCATCGCCAAGTGGAGCGGCGTTGCCCTTACTCGCGTCCTCGATGAAGCCCGGGTGAAGCCCGAGGCGCGTTACGTGGTCTTTCATTGCTTCGACAGCATGCCGCTCGGCCTTGGCGGCTCGGTCGCCTATTACGAATCGATCGATATGCTCGATGCGCATCACCCGCAAACGATCCTCGCTTATGGCCTGAACGGCGCGGCTTTGCCGGTCGCTAACGGTGCTCCACTGCGCGTCCGGGTCGAACGCCAGCTGGGTTACAAGATGGCGAAATACATCAAGGCGATCGAAGTCGTTGCCGATCTCGCGCCCTTCGGTCGAGGGCGCGGCGGCTATTGGGAAGATCTCGGCTACGACTGGTATGCGGGGATCTAG
- a CDS encoding flagellar biosynthetic protein FliO, with protein MMETIIADNGSRFVVAAAAVAIGLLCLVAVLWIMRNRPSSPFIRGGKNRQPRLAVLDAAAVDTRRRLVLVRRDDVEHLIMIGGPTDIVIESRIVAGGDERPAVSERSAVIERKVTEPVGESRPAVREPVQQPAPSMQAAPVVATPVRPITRTEEQPVARVEPVAPMRVTAEQRPVAAPALAAEQRPLARPVAQPAPESPSITSVAAPAVNVDAAMNRPVAMAQTVQPQPIQMQPAQQLQRPAAIIQSQPQPQPQPAPATALSDFERLLDAEITGDLQRLGPATSVTPENRAPAHSGRQEPTLGAPVADGGHKEPTIEEEMNRMLADISAGRKP; from the coding sequence ATGATGGAAACGATCATCGCCGACAACGGCAGCCGGTTCGTCGTCGCCGCTGCAGCGGTCGCGATTGGACTTTTGTGCCTCGTGGCTGTGCTCTGGATCATGCGCAACCGTCCTTCCTCGCCATTCATCCGTGGCGGCAAGAACCGCCAGCCGCGCCTGGCCGTGCTCGATGCTGCCGCTGTGGACACCCGGCGCCGTCTCGTGCTCGTGCGCCGCGACGATGTCGAGCACCTGATCATGATCGGCGGGCCGACGGATATCGTCATCGAAAGCCGGATCGTCGCCGGCGGCGACGAGCGCCCGGCCGTCAGCGAACGCTCTGCTGTCATCGAACGCAAGGTGACCGAACCAGTGGGTGAAAGCCGTCCGGCAGTCAGGGAACCCGTTCAGCAGCCCGCGCCGTCGATGCAGGCCGCACCCGTCGTCGCGACGCCAGTTCGCCCCATCACCCGGACAGAGGAACAGCCGGTCGCTCGCGTCGAGCCGGTGGCGCCCATGCGCGTTACGGCCGAACAGCGCCCGGTGGCAGCACCTGCCCTTGCTGCAGAGCAGCGCCCTCTCGCTCGCCCTGTCGCCCAGCCCGCACCCGAGAGCCCGTCTATCACCTCCGTCGCAGCACCCGCGGTCAACGTCGATGCAGCCATGAACCGCCCTGTGGCAATGGCGCAGACTGTACAGCCGCAACCCATTCAGATGCAGCCGGCCCAGCAGCTTCAGCGCCCCGCAGCGATCATCCAGTCGCAGCCTCAGCCCCAACCGCAGCCGGCTCCTGCGACCGCCCTTTCTGATTTCGAGCGCCTTCTCGACGCGGAGATCACCGGCGACCTGCAGCGCCTGGGTCCGGCAACATCGGTCACTCCGGAAAACCGTGCGCCGGCCCATTCCGGCCGTCAGGAGCCGACGCTTGGCGCGCCTGTCGCCGACGGCGGTCATAAGGAGCCGACAATCGAAGAAGAGATGAACCGCATGCTGGCCGACATTTCCGCCGGGCGGAAGCCCTGA
- a CDS encoding YcjF family protein: MSDDSNGRSRRPGAFSVGEDKPAEARPQLRARRAPASFDDNVVLTPDAEDPFRETTLAVEALALPEASPRKRRLSVGKIATGALGIILSLAAGLWVDRLLRDLFARADWLGYAALAVVAIGLLALLIVVGREFSGLMQLTAIQKLKAETEAAAASASAKPARAAQAKLVHLLASNPRTARGRTRLKESEGEIIDGPHVIELTERELLSPLDREARRLILAASKRVSIVTAVSPRALVDLGYVLYESARLIRAMAELYGGRPGTLGLLRLMRDVIAHLAVTGSIAAGDSLIQQVLGHGLASKLSARLGEGVINGLMTARIGIAAMDLCRPMPFRALKRPGIGDFLADLSPGAGRVIGESGEK; encoded by the coding sequence ATGAGTGACGACAGCAACGGTCGCAGCCGCCGTCCCGGCGCCTTTTCAGTTGGCGAAGACAAGCCCGCCGAGGCCCGTCCGCAGCTGCGCGCGCGGCGCGCGCCCGCAAGTTTCGACGACAATGTGGTGCTGACACCCGATGCGGAAGACCCTTTCCGTGAGACCACGCTTGCGGTGGAGGCCCTCGCCTTGCCCGAAGCAAGTCCTCGCAAGCGCCGCCTGTCAGTTGGCAAGATCGCGACCGGCGCACTCGGCATCATCCTGTCACTGGCTGCCGGCCTCTGGGTCGACCGCCTGCTTCGCGATCTCTTCGCGCGTGCCGATTGGCTCGGTTACGCCGCACTTGCCGTCGTCGCGATCGGACTGCTGGCGCTGCTGATCGTCGTTGGCCGCGAATTTTCGGGGCTAATGCAGCTCACGGCGATCCAGAAGCTGAAAGCGGAAACGGAAGCGGCGGCCGCTTCGGCCAGTGCGAAACCCGCGCGCGCGGCGCAGGCAAAGCTCGTCCATCTGCTGGCCAGCAATCCGCGGACGGCGCGCGGGCGCACACGGCTGAAGGAAAGCGAAGGCGAGATCATCGACGGTCCGCACGTGATCGAACTCACCGAGCGCGAGCTGCTCAGCCCACTCGACCGCGAGGCGCGGCGCCTCATTCTCGCGGCTTCCAAGCGCGTGTCGATCGTCACGGCGGTCAGCCCGCGGGCGCTCGTCGACCTCGGCTACGTCCTCTACGAATCTGCCCGCCTGATCCGCGCCATGGCCGAACTTTACGGCGGTCGCCCCGGCACGCTCGGTCTGCTGCGGCTGATGCGTGACGTCATCGCTCATCTGGCCGTCACCGGCTCGATCGCCGCCGGCGACAGCCTGATCCAGCAGGTGCTCGGCCACGGGCTGGCTTCGAAGCTCTCGGCGCGCCTGGGCGAAGGCGTCATCAATGGCCTGATGACCGCACGCATCGGCATCGCCGCGATGGACCTTTGCCGCCCGATGCCGTTTCGCGCGCTGAAGCGTCCCGGGATCGGTGATTTTCTCGCCGACCTCAGCCCCGGCGCCGGACGCGTGATTGGCGAAAGCGGCGAGAAATAG
- the cckA gene encoding cell cycle histidine kinase CckA, with product MTKLRQSGDYQMPVVDRGVRPGTVLRIVLLAIVLTVSAIAFVIFRNQMENEIVLGILGVLAMVGIFFLVSSVIGFIEVMPQSRPDELARAFLDAHEDGTIVTDRKGRIIYANAAYGALTGARNAAGIQSLETILSRNREATEAIYRLTNGLHEGKQGHEEFRLLKPLATGAATGSGAHWFRLKARVLPLEDSERNPLYLWQIADITAERDDQERFFKELQNAIDYLDHAPAGFFSAGRKGEIFYINATLADWLGIDLTKFQPGSISIGDLVAGEGLTLVQAVQAEPGLKKTKMLDLDLRKLNGQSLPVRMIHRVSSTRDGAPGESRTIVMSREGGEDSDQSASSAAMRFTRFFNNTPMAIASVDGNGRILRTNAPFLKLFSSLVSQDDVERGALIDAVVHETEKLRLHDALAAAKDRQGDIAPIDALHPTDGERHFRFYVNAVIDQTDQAPEEAAIIYALEITEQKALENQMAQTQKMNAVGTLAGGIAHDFNNVLTAILLSSDHLLLSARPADPSFADLMEIKRNANRAAVLVRQLLAFSRKQTMRPTVLNMTDVIGDLRMLVDRMTGTNVKVEVDYGRDLWPVRTDLGQFEQVLLNLAVNARDAMPQGGIITLRTRNLPAAEVSAFGRRELPEEDFVMVEVSDQGTGIAPEILDKIFEPFFTTKEVGKGTGLGLSMVYGIVKQSGGYIYPESEVGKGTTFRILLPRHIEVPVAPEEPAQAGTGTVAAPVVQTIAAPVVKTEEPTDLTGDSAVVLLVEDEEAVRRGGKRMLETRGYTVYEAGSGVEALDIMDELNGAVDIVVSDVVMPEMDGPTLLTELRKKYPDLKFIFVSGYAEDAFARNLPADAKFGFLPKPFSLKQLAVSVREMLDS from the coding sequence ATGACGAAATTGCGGCAGTCAGGCGACTACCAGATGCCGGTTGTTGACCGTGGCGTCAGGCCCGGAACCGTGCTGCGGATCGTGCTGCTCGCGATCGTCCTCACCGTCTCGGCCATCGCCTTCGTGATCTTCCGGAACCAGATGGAAAATGAGATCGTGCTCGGCATCCTCGGCGTTCTCGCCATGGTCGGCATCTTCTTTCTCGTGTCCTCGGTCATCGGCTTCATCGAGGTGATGCCGCAATCGCGCCCGGACGAACTGGCGCGTGCCTTTCTCGATGCGCATGAGGACGGCACGATCGTCACGGACCGGAAGGGCCGGATCATCTACGCCAACGCCGCCTATGGCGCGCTCACGGGCGCGAGGAACGCTGCCGGCATCCAATCGCTCGAAACGATCCTGTCGCGCAATCGCGAGGCGACGGAAGCAATCTACCGGCTGACCAACGGCCTGCACGAGGGCAAGCAGGGGCATGAGGAATTCCGCCTGCTGAAGCCGCTTGCGACCGGTGCGGCCACCGGCTCCGGCGCCCATTGGTTCCGGCTGAAGGCACGCGTGCTGCCGCTCGAAGACAGCGAGCGCAATCCGCTCTATCTCTGGCAGATCGCCGACATCACTGCCGAACGCGATGACCAGGAGCGCTTCTTCAAGGAATTGCAGAACGCGATTGATTATCTTGATCACGCACCCGCCGGCTTCTTCTCCGCCGGCCGCAAGGGCGAGATCTTCTATATCAACGCCACGCTTGCCGACTGGCTCGGCATCGATCTCACCAAGTTCCAGCCGGGCTCGATAAGTATCGGCGATCTGGTGGCCGGCGAGGGGCTGACGCTCGTCCAGGCGGTGCAGGCCGAACCGGGTCTGAAGAAGACCAAGATGCTCGACCTCGACCTGCGCAAGTTGAACGGCCAGAGCCTGCCGGTGCGCATGATCCACCGTGTCTCCTCGACCCGTGACGGCGCGCCCGGCGAAAGCCGCACCATCGTCATGTCGCGCGAGGGCGGCGAGGACAGCGACCAGTCGGCGTCGAGCGCAGCGATGCGCTTTACCCGCTTCTTCAACAATACGCCGATGGCGATCGCCTCGGTCGACGGCAATGGCCGGATCCTGCGCACCAACGCGCCGTTCCTGAAGCTGTTTTCCAGTCTCGTCTCGCAGGACGACGTCGAGCGCGGCGCGCTGATCGATGCCGTGGTGCACGAAACCGAGAAGCTTCGCCTGCACGACGCGCTGGCGGCCGCCAAGGACCGGCAGGGCGACATCGCGCCGATCGACGCGCTGCACCCGACCGATGGCGAGCGCCATTTCCGCTTCTACGTCAATGCCGTGATCGACCAGACCGATCAGGCGCCGGAGGAAGCGGCGATCATCTATGCGCTGGAGATTACCGAGCAGAAAGCGCTCGAAAACCAGATGGCGCAGACGCAGAAGATGAACGCCGTGGGCACGCTTGCCGGCGGCATCGCGCACGACTTCAACAACGTGCTGACGGCGATCCTGCTGTCCTCCGACCACCTGCTTCTGTCTGCCCGGCCGGCCGATCCGAGCTTCGCCGACCTGATGGAGATCAAGCGCAACGCCAACCGTGCCGCTGTTCTCGTGCGGCAGCTGCTTGCTTTCTCGCGCAAGCAGACGATGCGGCCGACGGTGCTCAACATGACCGACGTGATCGGCGACCTGCGCATGCTGGTCGACCGCATGACCGGAACGAACGTCAAGGTCGAGGTCGACTATGGTCGCGATCTCTGGCCGGTCCGGACCGATCTCGGCCAGTTCGAACAGGTGCTTTTGAACCTCGCGGTCAACGCCCGCGACGCCATGCCCCAAGGCGGCATCATTACACTTCGCACCCGCAATCTGCCGGCGGCGGAGGTTTCGGCCTTCGGACGCCGTGAGCTGCCGGAGGAAGACTTCGTGATGGTGGAAGTTTCCGACCAGGGAACAGGTATTGCGCCCGAAATCCTCGACAAAATCTTCGAGCCGTTTTTCACGACCAAGGAAGTGGGCAAGGGCACCGGTCTCGGCCTGTCGATGGTCTATGGCATCGTCAAGCAGTCGGGCGGCTACATCTATCCGGAATCGGAAGTGGGCAAGGGCACGACCTTCCGCATCCTCTTGCCGCGCCATATCGAGGTGCCGGTTGCGCCCGAGGAGCCCGCGCAGGCAGGCACCGGAACCGTTGCTGCGCCGGTGGTGCAGACGATAGCGGCTCCCGTGGTCAAGACCGAGGAGCCGACCGATCTCACCGGAGATTCGGCAGTCGTGCTGCTCGTCGAGGACGAGGAGGCTGTTCGCCGCGGCGGCAAGCGCATGCTGGAAACGCGCGGCTACACCGTCTACGAAGCGGGCTCCGGCGTCGAGGCGCTCGACATCATGGACGAGCTCAACGGCGCCGTCGATATCGTCGTATCCGACGTGGTGATGCCGGAAATGGACGGACCGACGCTCCTGACCGAACTGCGCAAGAAGTACCCGGACCTGAAGTTCATCTTCGTCTCGGGCTATGCCGAAGACGCCTTTGCCCGCAACCTGCCGGCGGATGCCAAGTTCGGCTTCCTGCCGAAACCGTTCTCGCTGAAGCAGCTGGCGGTATCCGTGCGCGAAATGCTCGATTCCTAG